Within the Geotoga petraea genome, the region AAAGCAGTTCCATGTCTTCCCATTCTTGTAGGTAGGACACAGTCAAACATATCCATTCCATTTTCTACAGATAAAATCATCATAGTCGGAGAACCTATACCCATTATATATCTGGGCTTATTTTCTGGCATTTTGTTTCCAAATTTTTTCAATATTTTTTCACTATCTTGATATTTTTCACCAACTGCCAATCCTCCGATTGCATATCCATCGAAAGGAATAGAAGTTATCTGTTCAAGACTTTTTTCTCTTAAATCGTCAAAAAGTCCCCCTTGAAAAATACCGAATAAAGCCTGTTCTTTCTTATTGTGAGCATCATAGGATCTTTTAGCCCACCTATAGGTTCTTTCAACTGATTCTTTAAAGTATTCATATTCAGAATTAGCGTCCACACACTCATCAAAAGCCATAGCTATGTCAGAACCTATGATTTGTTGAATCTCCATTGATTTTTCTGGTGTCATCATTATTTTTGAACCATCCAAAGGCGAACGAAATTTAACGCCGTCTTCAGTTATTTTTCTATCTTTTAAAGAGAAAACTTGAAACCCTCCACTATCTGTTAACAAAGGTCTATCCCAATTCATGAAATTGTGGATACCGCCAAACTCTTTCATTATTTCGAGACCTGGCCTCAAAAAAAGATGAAAAGCGTTACCCAAAATTATCTCTGAACCGAGTTCTCTAATCATTTTGTTAGTCAAAGTTTTTACCGTTGCATTTGTTCCAACTGGCATAAAAACAGGTGTTTCTATTATTCCTCTTGGAGTATGTATTCTTCCCCTTCTTGCGCCAGAATGTTTATCTTTATGTATTAATTCATATTTTATAGGTGAGCTCGACATTTATTTAGATATTCCTCCTTGTATATTGGCCTGATCTTTTACATCTATTACCTTTAATTATAATAAATATTAATTAAAATGTGCTTATTTTCATCTTAATAAATTATAACATATTTATATACCATAAAAAACGAAACGGTTCTCGATTTTGATTCTTCTATTACTATTAAAAAAATATTTACACAGGTGAATTATAGTCCGTTGACTTAAATATGACTTATATGGTAGAATTTTAATAAATATACCACAAAATTTATCGCATTTAAAGGAGGAAAAAAGATGGCTCATCTTTTAGAAATCAAAAATTTAAAAGCAAAGGTCATTGATGAAAATAAAATGATCCTTAAGGGAGTAAACCTCACAGTCAATGAAGGTGAAATACACGCAATCATGGGGCCAAATGGCTCTGGTAAGTCAACATTGGCAAATGTTATAATGGGTAACCCTAAATTTGAAATAACCGAAGGTGAAATTTTATTTAAAGGTCAATCAATATTAGATTTAGATACAGCTGAAAGAGCAAAATTAGGATTATTCATGTCTTTCCAATCTCCAGAAGAAATCGAAGGGGTAAAAACAAGACAGTTGTTGTTGAACTCGTATAGAAATATCAAATCGGAAGACGATTCTTCAGCTTTAAAAGTAAACAAAAAAATTATGGATCTATCCGATGTTGTTTCTCTGGATAAAGTTTTTTTAGATAGATACGTTAACACTGGTTTTTCTGGTGGAGAAAAGAAGAAGAGTGAAATTCTACAAATGGGACTACTTTCACCAAAATTAACTATTCTGGATGAAATAGATTCTGGATTAGATGTTGATGCTTTAAAAATCGTATCTGAATCTATCAACAAGTTTAAAAATGAAAATATGGGTATGTTGATAATAACCCATTATCAGAGAATATTAAATTATATTAAACCAGATTTTGTTCATGTTTATAACGATGGAAAGATTATTTCTACAGGAGATGCCGACCTTGCTAAAGAAATAGAGGAAAAAGGATATACAATGATAAAAAAAGAGGAAGAGGCATAAGATATTTCAAGGAGTGATATAAATGGCTAATAAAGACTTCAATATGGAAGATTTATTAATAGATCAAAGTAGATTTGATTTTAAGAACCCTGAAAGATATTCTTATAAATCTCTTCCAGGGCTTAATGAAAAGATTATTCAAGAAATTTCAGAACAAAAAAATGAACCAAAGTGGATGACTCAATTGAGGTTGAAATTTCTTAAAATTTTCCAAACATGTAAAGACCCTCAATTTGGTGTAAATTTGGATGATTTAGATTTATCTAAAATTGTTGCATATATAAAACCAAATGCAAAAAGATCAAACAATTGGGAAGAAGTTCCGGATGACATAAAAGACACTTTTGAAAAGCTTGGTATCCCTGAGGCTGAAAGAAAAGCCCTTGCAGGTGTAGGTGCTCAGTACGACTCAGAAATTGTTTATCAACATGTACAAAAAGATTTGGAAAATCTTGGTGTTATTTTTATGGATATGGAAACAGCTGTTAAAAAACACCCTGATTTGGTAAAACAACATTTCATGAAAGCTGTAACTGCAACTAATCATAAATATGCTGCACTACATGGAGCTATATGGAGTGGTGGAACATTTTTATACGTTCCAAGGGGAGTAAAAGTGCCTTTACCTTTACAAGCTTACTTTAGAATGAACAATCCTGGTATGGGGCAACTCGAACACACGATCATCATTGCCGATGAAGGCTCTGAAGTTGCATTCATAGAAGGCTGTTCAGCTCCATTTTACAACACAACCAACATTCATGCAGGAATGGTTGAAATATATGTAAAAGAAAGTGCAAGAGTAAAATATGCAACAATCCAAAACTGGAGTAAAAATACTTACAATTTAAATACAAAGAGAGCTATTGTGGATAGAGACGGTATGATGGAATGGGTTTCTGGATCGTTGGGGTCTTACAAAACAATGATTTACCCTTCTTCAATATTAAAAGGAAAAGGGGCAAAGACAGAAACTAAAGCTATTACATATGCTGGACCAAATCAACACATGGACGCAGGCTCTAAAGTTTTAATGTTTGCACCTTACACTTCTGCAAGTGTAGACGCAAGGTCTATAAGTGTTGGAGGGGGTTGGGCCTTTTACAGAGGCTGGCTAAAAATAGGAGAGAATGCAAAAGGGGCAAAGGCAAATGTACAATGTCAAGCTCTTATGCTGGACAATGAATCAAAAAGTGATACAGTTCCTTTAATAGAGGTTCACAACCAAGATTCAGATGTTGGGCACGAGGCAAAAATAGGAAGAATTAAGCAGGAACAAATTTACTATTTGATGACTAGAGGATTATCTGAAGCTGAAGCAAAAGCAATGGTTGTTAGAGGTTTTGTTGAACCATTTGCAAAAGAATTACCTATTGAATATGCTTTAGAATTGAATAGATTGATAAACTTAGAAGTCGAATCATCAATAGGTTAAGGAGTGAATTGAATGGATGCTATTTTTGAAAAAGCAATTGACTTAAAACACAAAAACTTTAAAATTGTTGAGTGGGTAGTTCCACAAATTGAATCAGATTCTGACTACACAGAAAAAGAGCTTGCTCAATCCATAGAATTTTTGAAAAATAAAAATCTGATAGATTATAAAAATATAAGGTTTAAATCTTATAAAGAATGGGGTTTCCCAAAATGGAAAAGGGCTAAACTAAACGGATATGATCCAAAAAAATATATTGAAAAAATAAACCCAGATATTATAGGTAAAGCAAAATCAATTGACACTATAGATAAAGAAGGATTGGAAATTCTTGCTAAATATGACTTTGAAGGTGCTAACAGAAAATTCTTGCTTATGTCAGATACATTTTTCAATCACGGTTATTATTTCAAAGCAGAAGAAAACGAAGATTTGGGAACAACTATAATAAAGTACGATCAGGAACAAATTTTGGAAAACACTGTTTTCAATTTAAAAAAAGGTTCCAAGCTCACATTAGTTAGAATTATCAACTCAGAAAAAGACTTGTTCAGAACGACTTCTTTAAGAGGTGTTGTTGAAGAAAATGCAGAGTTAAATATAATAAACGTTAATTTATTGAATGAAAACGATATAAACATAGACAACGCTCTCTTCGAGCTAAAAGAAAGTTCAAAAGTCAATGTTTATGACTTACACCTTGGGGGAAAGGTTTCTGCTCCTCATTATATTTTTAGAATGAGTGGAAAATATGCAGAAGGCAACATAAAACCTTATTTCTTAGGAGATAAAGATAATGTAATAGACATGCTATATTTGATTAGATTTTATGCCCCTGAATCAACTGGAAATATTAAAGGAAAAGGAGCTTTAAAAGATTCTGCAAAGGCTATATTTAGAGGATTTTTAGATTTGAAAAAGGGTGCCAAAGAAGCTACTGCCGCAGAAGAAGAATCCACATTGCTTCTTTCAGAAAAGGCAAGAGCAGAAGCTTTTCCAAGTTTATTGGTAGACGAAAATGAAGTAAACGCTTCGCACGCTGCCAGCGTTGGTACTCTTGACGAGCAAAAACTCTATTATTTGATGACAAGAGGTTTTTCCAAGTTAGAAGCTAAAAAATTGATGTCTTTTGGCATTTTTGAACCATTCTTAGATGAAATAGAGAAGTACCACGCAGAAACAGCAGGAGTGATTAGAAATGCGATTGAGTCAAAAATATAATATTGCTTTTCCTGCTTTAGATAGAAAAATTGGTGATAATAATATAATTTATTTTGATTCAGCAGCCACTTCTTTGGTTCCAAAGCGAGTGGCTGACGCTGTTTATAATTTTGATACTAAAAATAAGGCTAATGTTCATAGATCATCTCATCTTTTAGGAAACGAATCAACAGAGATTATGGAATCAACCAGAGAAACTGTTAAAGATTTTATAAACGCAAACAGTACAGATGAAGTTATTTTTACTTCTGGCACCACAATGTCTATAAACACATTAGCCAATTCATTTTTAAACTCAGAACTAATTAACGATGAACAAGAGATATTGTTGACTTCTGTAGAACATCACGCAAACTTAGTTCCATGGCAGCAAGTTACGAAAAATAGAAATATCAATTTAAAATTTTACGAACCGAAAAATGGTATCATTATAATAGATGAATTGGTAGAACTAATAGATGATAAAACAAAGTTAGTTTCTATAACAGGACAATCGAACGTAACTGGTCAAGAAATAGACATCACCAATTTAATAAAAAAAATAAAAGAGAAAAATCCAAATACATTTATTCATTTAGATATAGCACAACTTATAACTCACAAAAAAATAAATGCAAAAGATTTAGGGGTAGACTTTTTGAGCTTTTCTGCTCACAAAATGTTTGGACCTACAGGAGTTGGAATTTTATGGGGTAGAAAAGACTTGTTAGAAGCAATGCCACCTTTTATAACAGGTGGAGAGATGATTGACCAAGTTTCTTTGGAAAAAACAACTTTTAACATATTACCTTTCAAGTTTGAAGCGGGTACCCCAAATATTTCCTCATTTACAGGGTTTAAAGAAGCGATAAATATTATAGAAGAAATAGGACAAGAGAACATATCAAAATACATAAAAGAGTTAACAGATTATGCTTTAAAAGAGATGAGAAAGGTAGAGGGTATAGAAATTTATGGCCCAAAAAATGAAAGTCATAACTCTTTGATCAGTTTCAACCTTGGAAAAATTCACCCACATGATATAGCTCATATGTTGAATGATCTTGGAGGAATAGGTATAAGAAGTGGCCATCATTGTGCTCAACCACTAATGAAACAGTTAGGTATTAGATCATCTTGTAGGATTAGTTTCAGTATTTACAACGATATTGCAGAAATAGATAAATTTATAAAAACATTAAAAAAAATAAAGGGATGGTTATCTTGAGTTTAGAAGATATTTATTCAGAAATTATTTTGGATTACGCAAAAAATACAAAAAATAAGAGAATAATTGAAGATGCTCATGAGAAAAAAGGTAAAAATTTATCTTGTGGAGATGAAATAAAAATATTCATAAAACCAGAAAATGGAATAATAAAAGACGTTTCTTTTGAGGGACACGGGTGTATAATTTCTCAGGCTTCTGCTGCTATAATGTGTGACACTATAAAAGGCAAAACAGTAGAAGAAGCTGAAGATTTTATTGAAGAAGTTTTAAAGATGGCAAGAGGAGAAGATTTTGATAAAGAAAAATTAGGAGAATTAGATTTATTTGAAAATATTAAAGACTTCCCAATGAGGATCAAATGCTTTACTC harbors:
- the tgt gene encoding tRNA guanosine(34) transglycosylase Tgt — encoded protein: MSSSPIKYELIHKDKHSGARRGRIHTPRGIIETPVFMPVGTNATVKTLTNKMIRELGSEIILGNAFHLFLRPGLEIMKEFGGIHNFMNWDRPLLTDSGGFQVFSLKDRKITEDGVKFRSPLDGSKIMMTPEKSMEIQQIIGSDIAMAFDECVDANSEYEYFKESVERTYRWAKRSYDAHNKKEQALFGIFQGGLFDDLREKSLEQITSIPFDGYAIGGLAVGEKYQDSEKILKKFGNKMPENKPRYIMGIGSPTMMILSVENGMDMFDCVLPTRMGRHGTALTWKGKLNIKAAKNKFSKDPIEKDCKCYTCRNHTRGYLNHLFKRNENTGKTLLSIHNLHFNITFVKKMREAIENDAFLDFKKEFFENSDYPLEN
- the sufC gene encoding Fe-S cluster assembly ATPase SufC, with the translated sequence MAHLLEIKNLKAKVIDENKMILKGVNLTVNEGEIHAIMGPNGSGKSTLANVIMGNPKFEITEGEILFKGQSILDLDTAERAKLGLFMSFQSPEEIEGVKTRQLLLNSYRNIKSEDDSSALKVNKKIMDLSDVVSLDKVFLDRYVNTGFSGGEKKKSEILQMGLLSPKLTILDEIDSGLDVDALKIVSESINKFKNENMGMLIITHYQRILNYIKPDFVHVYNDGKIISTGDADLAKEIEEKGYTMIKKEEEA
- the sufB gene encoding Fe-S cluster assembly protein SufB; translated protein: MEDLLIDQSRFDFKNPERYSYKSLPGLNEKIIQEISEQKNEPKWMTQLRLKFLKIFQTCKDPQFGVNLDDLDLSKIVAYIKPNAKRSNNWEEVPDDIKDTFEKLGIPEAERKALAGVGAQYDSEIVYQHVQKDLENLGVIFMDMETAVKKHPDLVKQHFMKAVTATNHKYAALHGAIWSGGTFLYVPRGVKVPLPLQAYFRMNNPGMGQLEHTIIIADEGSEVAFIEGCSAPFYNTTNIHAGMVEIYVKESARVKYATIQNWSKNTYNLNTKRAIVDRDGMMEWVSGSLGSYKTMIYPSSILKGKGAKTETKAITYAGPNQHMDAGSKVLMFAPYTSASVDARSISVGGGWAFYRGWLKIGENAKGAKANVQCQALMLDNESKSDTVPLIEVHNQDSDVGHEAKIGRIKQEQIYYLMTRGLSEAEAKAMVVRGFVEPFAKELPIEYALELNRLINLEVESSIG
- a CDS encoding SufD family Fe-S cluster assembly protein, whose amino-acid sequence is MDAIFEKAIDLKHKNFKIVEWVVPQIESDSDYTEKELAQSIEFLKNKNLIDYKNIRFKSYKEWGFPKWKRAKLNGYDPKKYIEKINPDIIGKAKSIDTIDKEGLEILAKYDFEGANRKFLLMSDTFFNHGYYFKAEENEDLGTTIIKYDQEQILENTVFNLKKGSKLTLVRIINSEKDLFRTTSLRGVVEENAELNIINVNLLNENDINIDNALFELKESSKVNVYDLHLGGKVSAPHYIFRMSGKYAEGNIKPYFLGDKDNVIDMLYLIRFYAPESTGNIKGKGALKDSAKAIFRGFLDLKKGAKEATAAEEESTLLLSEKARAEAFPSLLVDENEVNASHAASVGTLDEQKLYYLMTRGFSKLEAKKLMSFGIFEPFLDEIEKYHAETAGVIRNAIESKI
- a CDS encoding SufS family cysteine desulfurase; amino-acid sequence: MRLSQKYNIAFPALDRKIGDNNIIYFDSAATSLVPKRVADAVYNFDTKNKANVHRSSHLLGNESTEIMESTRETVKDFINANSTDEVIFTSGTTMSINTLANSFLNSELINDEQEILLTSVEHHANLVPWQQVTKNRNINLKFYEPKNGIIIIDELVELIDDKTKLVSITGQSNVTGQEIDITNLIKKIKEKNPNTFIHLDIAQLITHKKINAKDLGVDFLSFSAHKMFGPTGVGILWGRKDLLEAMPPFITGGEMIDQVSLEKTTFNILPFKFEAGTPNISSFTGFKEAINIIEEIGQENISKYIKELTDYALKEMRKVEGIEIYGPKNESHNSLISFNLGKIHPHDIAHMLNDLGGIGIRSGHHCAQPLMKQLGIRSSCRISFSIYNDIAEIDKFIKTLKKIKGWLS
- the sufU gene encoding Fe-S cluster assembly sulfur transfer protein SufU, which produces MVILSLEDIYSEIILDYAKNTKNKRIIEDAHEKKGKNLSCGDEIKIFIKPENGIIKDVSFEGHGCIISQASAAIMCDTIKGKTVEEAEDFIEEVLKMARGEDFDKEKLGELDLFENIKDFPMRIKCFTLSWHTAKEDIEEIKEG